From Humisphaera borealis, the proteins below share one genomic window:
- a CDS encoding MTAP family purine nucleoside phosphorylase: MPEQTEAATRVRIGIIGGSGLGQALAGQVEGIRHEVSTPFGKPSDAILEVPLAGTSVFLLSRHGPGHVLNPSAIPFRANIFAMKSLGVTHIIASGAVGSLREEFRPRDLVVADQIIDKTCKRSNTFYEHAAVHTEFAEPFCPVMRRILIDTGKEVATDPDQHLKIHDRACYVCMEGPAFSTRAESLMHRLWGGDLIGMTAMPEAKLAREAEIGYALVALVTDYDCWKQAGLAKGPGQKPEPAAPHADPSVLLKEIIANLKSASDNGIRLIKAAVARIAGDEGLQSQLLASPACSSLALAIWSDKDRIPRDQVELLSPLWMKYFR; this comes from the coding sequence ATGCCCGAGCAGACAGAAGCGGCGACTCGCGTGCGGATCGGCATCATCGGGGGTTCCGGACTGGGTCAGGCGTTAGCCGGTCAGGTCGAGGGAATCCGCCATGAGGTCTCCACCCCGTTCGGCAAGCCGTCGGATGCCATTCTGGAGGTGCCGCTGGCGGGCACCAGCGTATTCCTGCTGTCGCGACACGGGCCGGGCCATGTGCTGAACCCGTCGGCGATTCCGTTCCGGGCCAACATCTTCGCGATGAAGTCACTGGGCGTGACCCACATCATCGCGTCCGGAGCGGTGGGCAGTCTGCGCGAAGAGTTCCGCCCGCGCGACCTGGTCGTCGCCGACCAGATCATCGACAAGACCTGCAAGCGTTCCAACACCTTCTACGAGCACGCGGCGGTTCATACCGAGTTCGCGGAACCTTTCTGCCCGGTGATGCGTCGAATCCTCATCGACACCGGCAAGGAAGTCGCAACCGATCCCGATCAACACCTGAAGATTCACGACCGTGCCTGCTACGTCTGCATGGAAGGGCCGGCGTTTTCGACGCGGGCCGAAAGCCTGATGCACCGACTCTGGGGCGGCGATCTGATCGGCATGACCGCCATGCCCGAGGCCAAGCTCGCCCGCGAAGCCGAGATCGGTTACGCCCTGGTCGCGCTGGTGACGGACTACGATTGCTGGAAGCAGGCCGGGCTGGCCAAGGGTCCGGGCCAGAAGCCCGAGCCGGCCGCCCCGCATGCCGATCCTTCGGTGTTGCTGAAAGAGATCATTGCCAATCTGAAGTCGGCTTCCGACAATGGCATTCGGCTGATCAAGGCGGCGGTGGCCCGTATCGCGGGCGACGAGGGGTTGCAAAGCCAACTGCTGGCCTCGCCGGCC